Proteins from a genomic interval of Bifidobacterium longum subsp. infantis ATCC 15697 = JCM 1222 = DSM 20088:
- the serA gene encoding phosphoglycerate dehydrogenase produces the protein MPKALLLENIHPDAAKSLRDHGFEVETMKGALSEDELIDALDGVDLVGVRSKTNVTARVLDARPTLSAIGCFCIGTNQVDLEYAGKRGIAVFNAPYSNTRSVVELVICDIICLMRRIPAHTHHIKHGLWDKSASGSHEVRGKTLGIIGYGNIGSQLSVLAEALGMRVVFYDIEEKLALGNAHRCDTLNELLEQSDAVTLHVDGRKSNTGFFGEDQFAHMKQDAIFINLSRGFVADLGALKQHLDSGHLSGAAVDVFPVEPKKSGDPFETSLANEDNMILTPHIGGSTLEAQESIGHFVSQRLEDYWFRGSTSLSVNLPQINLGECEGVCRIAHLHDNLPGVLAHVNRVLGEENINVSFQSLATEGELGYVVTDVAQKPSAATLEALRSIEGTIRMRVIS, from the coding sequence ATGCCCAAAGCACTGTTATTGGAAAACATTCACCCCGACGCGGCCAAGTCGTTGCGTGACCACGGTTTCGAAGTCGAGACCATGAAGGGCGCCTTGAGCGAGGACGAGCTCATCGACGCGCTGGATGGCGTGGACCTGGTGGGCGTGCGGTCCAAGACCAACGTCACAGCCCGCGTGCTGGATGCGCGTCCTACGCTCAGCGCCATCGGCTGCTTCTGCATCGGCACCAATCAGGTCGACCTGGAGTACGCCGGCAAGCGTGGCATCGCCGTGTTCAACGCTCCCTACTCCAACACCCGTTCCGTGGTGGAATTGGTGATTTGCGACATCATCTGCTTGATGCGCCGCATTCCCGCACACACGCATCACATCAAGCATGGCCTGTGGGACAAGTCCGCTTCCGGCTCGCATGAAGTGCGCGGCAAGACCCTCGGCATCATAGGCTACGGCAACATCGGCTCCCAGCTGTCGGTACTGGCCGAGGCCCTCGGCATGCGCGTGGTGTTCTACGACATTGAGGAGAAACTGGCACTGGGCAACGCCCACCGTTGCGACACCCTCAACGAACTGCTGGAGCAGTCCGATGCCGTGACCCTGCACGTGGATGGCCGCAAGTCGAACACCGGCTTCTTCGGCGAAGACCAATTCGCCCACATGAAGCAGGACGCGATTTTCATTAACCTTTCGCGCGGTTTCGTCGCCGATCTGGGAGCTCTGAAGCAGCACCTCGATTCCGGCCATCTGTCTGGCGCGGCGGTCGACGTGTTCCCCGTTGAACCGAAGAAGAGCGGAGATCCGTTCGAGACCTCACTGGCCAATGAAGACAATATGATTCTGACTCCTCATATTGGCGGCTCCACCTTGGAAGCTCAGGAATCCATCGGCCATTTCGTCTCTCAGCGTCTTGAGGATTACTGGTTCAGGGGTTCTACCTCCTTGTCCGTGAACCTACCGCAGATCAACCTCGGTGAGTGCGAGGGTGTGTGCCGTATCGCCCATCTGCACGACAATCTTCCTGGTGTGCTGGCTCATGTCAATCGTGTGCTCGGCGAGGAGAACATCAACGTTTCCTTCCAGTCGCTGGCCACCGAAGGCGAACTTGGCTATGTGGTCACCGACGTGGCTCAGAAGCCCAGCGCCGCCACGCTTGAAGCACTGCGCAGCATCGAGGGCACCATTCGCATGCGTGTCATCAGCTGA
- a CDS encoding HelD family protein, whose translation MSSYASQLHEEQQAVDRAYGRLDDLRAEMWQRLDTVRAAGSHGSPTQRSERDSFATMYENRLTQLRSVEDRLVFGRLDAKNGDRHYIGRIGLSSPDHEPILTDWRAEAARPFYEATPSNHGDIVMRRHITLSFREVVGVEDEVLDVHSDQVGQASSAGTLTGEGALLASLSSRRTGKMTDIVATIQAEQDRIIRSDMNRAVVVQGGPGTGKTAVALHRAAYLLYTHRRTLERSGVLVVGPSSAFLHYIDQVLPSLGETGVVSRTISDLIPGITATAVDSPYAAKLKGDRRMTSVVANAIAARVRVPAALPTVTISGIQVPMLATDIEQAQADAKRTRQPHNKARETFIRSMLTSMQNRYAEQLDYTPDQAELNRAMSLLRMNEQVRKTLNLCWLPMTAPWLIDQLFAHPERLKSLAGWLTDNDIAALARPKGSPLTRSDIPLLDEAMDMLGPDPKTVARQSAADARRAAEEQYAKDTLAATGLGGGIVSSQMLLDQMNGDDAELTAQRAAADREWTYGHIVVDEAQELTAMDWRMLIRRCPSRSFTIVGDVAQTSALGGTRRWSKSMNRLFGESHWDLNELTINYRNPQEVSELASRFAEKEGLYISTVNAVRTIPDSVSRNVVPDMSSLLETTAEQAAQLAEQFVSADGTGRIAVICPDDLIAPVRDAVRRKLAAILDPAEYARLIEQPEWDEQISVCGTETVKGLEFDAVVVVEPGLIGDDAPSRPVAASDLYVAMTRPTQKLVIVRTKTDEKSLNI comes from the coding sequence ATGTCGAGTTACGCCTCCCAGCTGCATGAGGAGCAGCAGGCCGTCGATCGCGCCTATGGACGATTGGACGATCTGCGAGCCGAAATGTGGCAACGCCTGGACACCGTACGCGCCGCCGGCTCCCACGGATCCCCCACGCAACGCAGCGAACGAGACTCCTTTGCCACAATGTACGAAAACCGCCTCACGCAATTGCGCAGCGTTGAGGATCGGCTGGTGTTTGGCCGCCTCGATGCCAAGAACGGCGACCGTCATTACATCGGCCGCATCGGCCTGTCGAGCCCGGACCATGAGCCGATTCTGACCGACTGGCGTGCCGAAGCCGCACGTCCTTTCTATGAGGCGACCCCCTCCAATCACGGCGACATCGTGATGCGCAGGCATATCACCTTGAGTTTCCGCGAAGTCGTGGGCGTTGAGGATGAGGTGCTCGACGTGCATTCAGACCAGGTCGGCCAGGCGTCTTCCGCCGGCACATTGACCGGCGAGGGTGCGCTGCTGGCTTCGTTGAGCTCACGCCGCACCGGCAAGATGACCGATATCGTGGCCACCATTCAGGCCGAGCAGGACCGCATCATCCGCTCCGACATGAATCGCGCCGTGGTGGTGCAGGGCGGCCCCGGCACCGGCAAGACGGCAGTGGCGCTCCATCGCGCCGCCTACCTGCTGTACACGCACCGGCGCACGCTGGAACGTTCCGGCGTGCTGGTGGTTGGCCCTAGCTCGGCGTTCCTGCACTACATTGATCAGGTGCTGCCCTCCTTGGGCGAGACCGGCGTGGTCTCACGCACCATCAGCGATCTGATTCCCGGCATCACCGCCACGGCGGTCGACTCCCCTTATGCAGCCAAGCTCAAAGGCGACCGACGCATGACCTCCGTAGTGGCCAATGCCATCGCCGCACGCGTGCGTGTTCCCGCTGCTCTGCCGACAGTAACCATTAGCGGCATTCAGGTACCGATGCTGGCCACTGATATCGAACAGGCGCAGGCGGACGCGAAGCGCACCCGGCAACCTCATAACAAGGCCCGCGAGACCTTTATCCGTTCGATGCTGACCAGCATGCAGAACCGTTATGCCGAACAGCTTGATTACACGCCGGATCAGGCGGAGCTGAACCGCGCGATGTCGCTGCTGCGTATGAACGAGCAGGTGCGCAAGACCCTGAACCTGTGCTGGCTGCCGATGACCGCCCCATGGCTCATCGATCAGCTGTTCGCCCATCCCGAACGTCTGAAGTCTCTGGCTGGTTGGCTGACCGACAACGACATCGCGGCACTTGCCCGCCCCAAGGGCTCCCCGCTGACCCGTTCCGATATTCCGCTGCTCGACGAAGCGATGGATATGCTGGGCCCCGATCCCAAGACGGTGGCCCGCCAGTCCGCCGCCGACGCACGTCGTGCCGCCGAAGAGCAGTATGCCAAAGACACGCTGGCCGCGACCGGTCTGGGTGGAGGCATCGTCTCCAGTCAGATGCTGCTCGACCAGATGAACGGGGACGACGCTGAGCTGACCGCGCAGCGGGCCGCGGCCGACCGTGAATGGACCTACGGGCACATCGTGGTCGATGAAGCGCAGGAACTGACCGCCATGGACTGGCGTATGTTGATCCGCCGTTGCCCCTCCCGCTCGTTCACCATCGTGGGCGATGTGGCGCAGACTTCGGCGCTGGGTGGCACCCGACGCTGGAGCAAATCGATGAACCGCCTGTTCGGAGAAAGCCACTGGGATCTGAACGAGTTGACCATCAACTACCGCAATCCGCAGGAAGTTTCCGAACTTGCCTCACGATTCGCCGAGAAGGAAGGCCTCTATATCTCCACGGTCAATGCGGTGCGCACCATCCCCGATTCGGTGTCCCGCAACGTGGTGCCCGACATGTCGTCCTTGCTGGAAACGACGGCCGAGCAGGCGGCGCAGCTTGCCGAACAATTCGTTTCGGCAGACGGCACCGGCCGCATCGCCGTCATCTGTCCGGATGATCTCATCGCCCCGGTGCGCGACGCCGTGCGCCGCAAACTGGCCGCCATTCTTGACCCGGCCGAATACGCAAGGCTCATCGAGCAGCCCGAATGGGATGAGCAAATCAGCGTCTGCGGCACCGAAACGGTCAAGGGTCTGGAGTTCGATGCCGTCGTGGTGGTCGAGCCCGGTCTCATCGGGGATGACGCGCCGAGCCGCCCGGTCGCCGCTTCGGACCTGTACGTGGCAATGACCAGGCCGACCCAGAAACTGGTTATAGTTCGGACAAAAACAGACGAGAAGTCCCTGAACATCTAA
- the mraZ gene encoding division/cell wall cluster transcriptional repressor MraZ, with protein sequence MVADQPIRDADANAQGSTTMADLMAGLPPLLLGTYTPKIDAKGRMALPAKFRSQLGQGLVMARGQERCVYLLPFDEFRRIASQIQRVSVGNKAAREYLRVFLSGAVDQQPDKQGRVLVPQMLRDYANLGSDVVVIGVGTRAELWNKDTWESYLAEKEEGYSDIADDVLPEVEF encoded by the coding sequence ATGGTTGCCGATCAGCCGATTCGCGACGCTGATGCCAACGCACAAGGCTCCACCACTATGGCCGATCTCATGGCTGGTCTGCCGCCATTGCTTCTCGGCACATATACGCCGAAGATCGATGCCAAGGGCCGTATGGCGCTTCCGGCCAAATTCCGCTCCCAGCTGGGGCAGGGTCTGGTCATGGCCCGAGGCCAGGAACGGTGCGTGTACCTGCTGCCGTTCGATGAATTTCGACGCATCGCCTCGCAGATTCAGCGTGTGTCGGTGGGAAACAAAGCCGCCCGCGAATACCTGCGTGTGTTCCTTTCCGGTGCCGTCGACCAGCAGCCGGACAAGCAGGGCCGCGTACTGGTGCCGCAGATGCTGCGTGATTACGCCAATCTGGGTTCCGACGTCGTGGTGATCGGCGTTGGCACCCGTGCCGAACTGTGGAATAAGGACACGTGGGAGTCCTACCTCGCCGAGAAGGAAGAGGGATATTCCGACATTGCTGACGATGTGTTGCCGGAGGTGGAATTCTGA
- the rsmH gene encoding 16S rRNA (cytosine(1402)-N(4))-methyltransferase RsmH gives MVDVANIHLPVLLDDCVNLMAPALEHENAVAVDCTLGLAGHSIAFLKTAPQARLIGIDRDSEALGLAAERMEREGLADRFIPVHAAFDQLDQVLTDRGIERVDAVFMDLGLSSLQIDETDRGFSYSHDAPLDMRMDVSQPLTAERILATYDAAELVRIFKEYGEERFSRQIARAIVAHRDKEPFTTTAQLNRLVDEVVPQAHRPAGNPAKRVFQALRIEVNGELDKLASTLPQAANRLHVGGRLVVESYHSLEDKTVKSFMAQGLRVDVPAGLPVIPPDAQPFFTDLTRGAIKADEHEIAANPRSASVRLRAVEVSRDIPSRWRKRFTQTAQGLNDINIQGSASPGRAKNTARIRTRRG, from the coding sequence ATGGTTGATGTGGCGAATATTCATCTGCCGGTATTGCTTGACGATTGCGTGAACCTGATGGCGCCTGCCCTGGAACATGAGAACGCCGTTGCAGTGGATTGCACTTTGGGCCTTGCCGGCCATTCCATCGCCTTCCTCAAAACCGCGCCTCAGGCTCGGCTCATCGGCATTGACCGTGACAGCGAAGCGCTGGGGCTGGCCGCCGAACGCATGGAACGGGAGGGGCTCGCCGATCGATTCATCCCAGTGCATGCCGCCTTCGATCAGCTTGATCAGGTGTTGACGGACCGAGGCATAGAACGTGTGGACGCCGTATTCATGGATCTGGGATTATCCAGCCTGCAGATCGACGAAACCGATCGTGGCTTCTCCTATTCGCATGATGCGCCGCTGGATATGCGCATGGACGTCAGCCAGCCGTTGACGGCCGAACGGATTCTTGCCACCTATGATGCGGCGGAACTGGTCCGCATATTCAAGGAATACGGTGAAGAGCGTTTCTCGCGTCAGATCGCCCGCGCCATCGTGGCGCATCGAGACAAGGAGCCGTTTACCACCACCGCACAGCTCAACCGTCTGGTCGATGAAGTGGTGCCGCAAGCCCACCGCCCGGCGGGCAATCCCGCCAAACGCGTCTTCCAGGCGTTGCGCATTGAAGTCAACGGCGAATTAGACAAGCTCGCCTCCACATTGCCGCAAGCCGCGAACCGACTGCATGTCGGGGGACGACTGGTGGTGGAGTCCTATCATTCGCTCGAAGACAAAACCGTCAAATCGTTCATGGCACAAGGGCTGCGAGTGGATGTTCCGGCTGGCCTGCCCGTCATACCGCCGGATGCCCAACCGTTTTTCACGGATCTCACGCGAGGTGCCATCAAGGCCGACGAACATGAAATCGCAGCCAACCCGAGATCGGCTTCGGTGCGGTTGCGGGCGGTGGAAGTCAGCCGTGATATTCCGTCACGATGGAGGAAACGCTTTACGCAAACCGCGCAGGGCCTGAATGACATCAATATACAAGGCTCCGCGTCTCCGGGCAGGGCCAAAAACACAGCACGAATTCGTACAAGGAGGGGATAA